A portion of the Leptospira broomii serovar Hurstbridge str. 5399 genome contains these proteins:
- a CDS encoding sodium:solute symporter family transporter, translated as MHFDWLDAFVVLLYFALVLYSGWTTGKKNQDSHEFFLAGRTLSWIPLSLSIVATETSALTFLAVPGIAFAGNFTFLQVVLGYIFGRTIVAFFLLPLTYHGGFMSVYEWVGKKFGRNSQRTMSALFSTTRILGDGVRLYASTLPIALLLELVLARRFPNMISSYWIGTLSLVIITLVTLAYTMQGGFRSVVWVDTLQYFVYIFGGVFAFGLLFYEIPDSKASFLQAWEAGKFRFIEWQKPTATYFFPWAVIGGALLSLGTHGADQMFIQRALAAKNLNAAKKAMIVSGIAVFVQMLLFLGIGTLLYFHYSGKPIHQDKVFSEFLIEEVPSPLIGLLLSGILASTMSTLSSSINSLSLTAKVDFGWNFLGPKSGSLLFGILLFLSSFFFFSLPEEKTKGLLELGLKISSFTVGSMVAVFLVEVIPFFRKRIITSDLGLSLSLLGAILSTGTLGTVYNLGFTVLVPIGMILFWILAGTATFILPRKIH; from the coding sequence ATGCATTTTGATTGGTTAGATGCCTTTGTCGTACTTTTATATTTTGCTCTTGTCCTTTACTCCGGCTGGACTACCGGAAAAAAGAATCAGGATTCTCATGAATTTTTTTTAGCGGGCAGAACTCTTTCCTGGATTCCACTTTCACTTTCCATTGTAGCGACGGAAACCTCTGCTCTTACATTTTTAGCAGTGCCCGGGATCGCATTTGCCGGCAATTTCACATTTCTGCAAGTCGTGCTAGGTTATATTTTTGGACGAACGATTGTAGCTTTCTTTCTTCTTCCCCTTACCTATCACGGCGGTTTTATGTCCGTCTATGAATGGGTCGGAAAGAAATTCGGAAGAAACTCTCAGAGAACGATGTCGGCCCTTTTCTCAACCACAAGGATTCTAGGCGACGGAGTTCGACTGTACGCCTCGACGCTGCCGATCGCGCTTTTATTGGAGCTAGTATTGGCAAGACGGTTTCCGAATATGATTTCATCGTATTGGATAGGAACGCTCTCGCTGGTGATCATTACGTTGGTGACCTTGGCCTACACGATGCAGGGAGGATTCCGTTCCGTAGTTTGGGTGGATACCTTGCAATATTTCGTTTATATTTTCGGAGGCGTATTTGCTTTCGGACTCTTATTCTACGAAATTCCCGATAGTAAGGCTTCTTTTTTACAGGCTTGGGAGGCCGGAAAATTTAGATTCATTGAATGGCAAAAACCGACTGCCACGTATTTCTTTCCGTGGGCGGTTATAGGCGGCGCCTTACTAAGTTTAGGAACGCATGGAGCGGACCAGATGTTCATTCAACGCGCGTTAGCTGCAAAAAACTTAAACGCTGCGAAAAAGGCGATGATCGTTTCAGGAATCGCTGTCTTTGTTCAGATGCTCTTATTCCTGGGAATCGGAACTCTACTTTATTTCCATTATTCCGGTAAACCGATCCACCAAGATAAGGTATTTTCAGAATTCTTAATAGAGGAAGTTCCCTCTCCGCTAATCGGATTGCTTCTATCCGGAATTCTAGCCTCGACGATGTCCACGTTATCCAGTTCGATCAATTCCCTTTCCTTGACCGCAAAAGTCGATTTCGGATGGAATTTTCTAGGTCCGAAAAGCGGCAGCTTATTATTCGGAATTCTTCTATTCCTTAGCTCTTTCTTTTTCTTTTCCTTGCCCGAAGAGAAAACCAAGGGGTTATTGGAATTAGGTTTAAAAATTTCCTCGTTTACGGTCGGCTCAATGGTAGCCGTGTTTTTAGTGGAAGTGATTCCTTTCTTTAGAAAGAGAATTATTACGAGTGATTTAGGATTAAGCTTGTCACTGTTAGGTGCAATTCTTAGCACAGGGACTCTTGGAACCGTTTACAACCTAGGATTCACGGTCCTTGTGCCGATCGGAATGATACTATTTTGGATCTTGGCCGGAACGGCTACTTTCATTTTACCGAGAAAAATTCATTAG
- a CDS encoding alpha/beta fold hydrolase, with product MKLASKFYPRKKDSSFAPIDPILILHGLFGSSKNWVTVAEYLTEFSDVYCLDLRNHGDSPHSPEHTLEAMAADVDEFLTDRNIFSAILLGHSMGGLTAMTVSLKFPDKVSRLLVEDVAPRDYEFAYDAELSALMIDVSVSKSRQEIDSKMAVYVPDSFIRNFLLMNLERKEEGGYRWKLNIEALAKSRRMFESQFDAGKSRFSKPTFFILGAISGYFREEDRAPTLEYFPNAKFYSIAGGDHYIHFTKANEFKEIITGIFHSNEFFSVK from the coding sequence GTGAAACTTGCGTCTAAGTTCTATCCCCGAAAAAAGGACTCCTCGTTCGCCCCCATCGATCCCATCCTAATTCTTCATGGCTTATTCGGTTCCTCCAAGAATTGGGTTACTGTCGCAGAGTATTTGACCGAGTTCTCGGACGTCTATTGCCTTGATTTGAGAAATCATGGAGATTCCCCTCATTCTCCCGAACATACACTGGAAGCAATGGCGGCCGACGTGGACGAATTTCTCACGGATCGAAATATTTTTTCCGCGATCTTGCTCGGTCACTCCATGGGCGGGTTGACCGCAATGACTGTTTCCCTGAAGTTTCCCGACAAAGTTTCCCGATTATTGGTTGAGGACGTTGCACCGAGAGACTACGAATTTGCGTACGACGCCGAGCTCTCGGCATTGATGATCGACGTTTCAGTTTCCAAATCCAGACAAGAGATAGATTCGAAAATGGCAGTTTACGTTCCGGATTCTTTCATTCGAAATTTTCTGCTTATGAATTTAGAAAGGAAAGAAGAAGGCGGTTATCGCTGGAAGTTAAACATAGAGGCGCTCGCCAAATCCCGGAGGATGTTCGAATCGCAATTTGATGCGGGAAAATCTCGGTTTTCTAAGCCCACCTTCTTTATATTAGGAGCGATTTCCGGTTATTTTCGCGAAGAAGATCGAGCGCCTACTCTAGAATACTTTCCCAATGCTAAATTCTACAGCATTGCGGGCGGTGATCATTATATTCATTTTACGAAGGCGAATGAATTCAAAGAGATCATCACCGGGATTTTTCATTCTAATGAATTTTTCTCGGTAAAATGA
- a CDS encoding pyridoxal phosphate-dependent aminotransferase → MEWNARRLDVIEPSPTLAISAKAAELKKKGEDIVSFGAGEPDFETPNHIREAAKKAIDKGMTRYTAVSGTVELKDAIITKFKRDNGLDYNRNQIIVGTGGKQVIYNFFLATLNIGDEVIIPAPYWVSYADIVRLAEGNPIIVSTTKEQEFRITPAQLEQAITPKTKVVILNSPSNPTGSAYSRKELEALGKVILKHKLLVLSDDIYERIVFDGFEFTNTAMLSPELKELTFIANGVSKAYSMTGWRIGYGAGPAEIIRNMDTIQSQSTSNPSSISQAAAEAALISDQTCVDEMAKAFQKRRDLIVALLRAIPGVEVNIPQGAFYVFPYLTKVYETQGFRKLLLSSEEKSKSKVFCALLLEKYKVAAVPGIAFGDDNALRLSYAMGEEDIKKGISRIAEMVRDLSQ, encoded by the coding sequence ATGGAATGGAATGCGCGAAGGCTAGACGTAATCGAGCCTTCTCCGACGTTGGCTATTTCCGCTAAGGCGGCGGAATTGAAAAAGAAAGGGGAAGACATCGTTAGTTTCGGAGCTGGGGAACCTGACTTCGAAACTCCGAACCATATACGCGAAGCCGCTAAGAAAGCCATTGATAAGGGAATGACCCGATATACCGCGGTTTCCGGTACAGTCGAACTCAAAGACGCCATTATTACGAAATTCAAGCGAGATAACGGTTTAGATTATAATAGAAACCAGATTATCGTTGGAACAGGCGGAAAGCAGGTTATCTATAATTTCTTTCTAGCTACTTTAAATATCGGCGACGAGGTTATCATTCCCGCTCCTTACTGGGTAAGTTATGCAGATATCGTCCGTCTGGCCGAAGGAAATCCGATTATCGTTTCTACTACCAAAGAGCAAGAATTTAGAATTACTCCGGCGCAGTTAGAACAGGCGATTACTCCTAAGACCAAGGTCGTTATATTGAATTCCCCTTCCAATCCGACCGGATCGGCATATTCCAGAAAAGAGTTGGAAGCCTTAGGAAAAGTAATTCTTAAGCACAAACTTCTAGTGTTGAGCGATGATATTTATGAAAGAATCGTATTCGACGGGTTCGAGTTTACGAATACCGCGATGCTGTCTCCGGAATTGAAAGAGTTAACCTTCATCGCGAACGGAGTCTCGAAAGCGTATTCTATGACAGGTTGGAGAATCGGATACGGAGCGGGGCCGGCGGAAATCATTCGGAATATGGATACGATTCAAAGTCAATCTACGTCAAATCCGTCTTCCATTTCCCAAGCGGCGGCTGAAGCAGCATTGATAAGCGACCAAACATGTGTAGACGAAATGGCAAAAGCCTTTCAAAAACGTAGGGACTTAATTGTAGCCCTTCTACGCGCGATTCCCGGAGTGGAAGTTAACATTCCGCAAGGAGCGTTTTACGTATTTCCGTATCTAACCAAGGTTTACGAAACTCAAGGATTCAGAAAGCTGCTTTTATCCTCTGAAGAAAAGAGTAAGAGTAAAGTGTTTTGCGCGTTGCTATTGGAAAAATACAAGGTTGCCGCAGTACCGGGTATCGCGTTCGGAGACGACAATGCATTAAGACTTTCTTATGCAATGGGCGAAGAGGATATTAAAAAAGGAATCTCCCGCATCGCTGAAATGGTGAGGGACTTATCCCAATAA
- a CDS encoding DNA repair helicase XPB — translation MSKPLIVQSDKTMLLEVDNPEFEVCQTVVSKFAELEKSPEYLHTYRISPLSLWNAASIKMTADEIVQCLEQYSRYSVPKNVINEIREQIGRYGKVKLVKEENGDLCIISNEKGFLQEISNHRAVQPYIESTIADKIYIKKEFRGHIKQALIKIGFPVEDLAGYDEGNKYGFNLKPTTKSGRKFGMRDYQRASVEVFHAGGGNEGGSGVVVLPCGAGKTIVGIGVMQIVGAETLILVTNTLSIRQWKNEILDKTDIPESDIGEYSGEVKEIKPITIATYNILTHRKKKGGDFTHFHLFSANNWGLIVYDEVHLLPAPVFRMTSELQAKRRLGLTATLVREDGLEEDVFSLIGPKKYDVPWKELESKSWIAEAKCREIRVSMDDDLRMRYSIADDREKFRLASENPEKMKAIDLIMKKHSESHLLVIGQYINQLEEISKYFKIPLITGKTPLGERQELYDAFRSGRIKSLVVSKVANFSIDLPDANIAIQVSGTFGSRQEEAQRLGRILRPKGEDNTAVFYSLISRDTNEERFGQNRQLFLTEQGYEYEIYTLDQFREAQQEEKVGA, via the coding sequence ATGAGTAAACCATTAATAGTTCAAAGCGACAAGACTATGCTGCTCGAGGTCGATAATCCCGAATTCGAAGTCTGCCAAACTGTCGTTTCCAAATTTGCGGAACTCGAAAAAAGCCCAGAGTATCTGCATACATATCGGATTTCACCGCTTTCACTCTGGAACGCTGCTTCGATCAAAATGACTGCCGATGAGATCGTCCAGTGTCTAGAGCAGTATTCTAGATATTCGGTTCCAAAAAACGTAATCAATGAAATTCGAGAACAGATTGGCCGGTATGGAAAGGTCAAGCTAGTCAAAGAAGAGAACGGAGATCTTTGTATCATCTCAAATGAAAAAGGATTTCTACAAGAAATCTCTAATCATAGAGCCGTGCAACCTTATATAGAAAGCACTATCGCCGACAAAATCTATATTAAAAAAGAGTTTAGAGGCCATATTAAACAGGCTCTGATTAAGATCGGTTTCCCTGTGGAAGATTTAGCCGGTTACGATGAAGGAAACAAGTACGGCTTCAATCTAAAACCGACTACGAAATCCGGAAGAAAATTCGGAATGCGTGACTATCAGCGAGCCTCCGTAGAGGTTTTCCATGCGGGTGGCGGTAACGAAGGTGGCTCGGGAGTTGTCGTGCTACCTTGCGGCGCCGGTAAGACGATTGTAGGAATTGGAGTCATGCAAATCGTCGGGGCGGAAACGTTGATTCTAGTTACGAACACTCTCTCTATTCGCCAATGGAAGAACGAGATTTTGGATAAAACCGATATTCCTGAATCGGATATCGGCGAGTATTCCGGTGAAGTAAAAGAAATTAAACCTATTACGATTGCGACGTATAATATCCTGACTCATAGAAAGAAGAAGGGCGGTGATTTTACTCACTTTCATTTATTCAGCGCCAATAATTGGGGTTTAATCGTTTATGATGAGGTCCATTTACTTCCTGCTCCCGTTTTCCGTATGACTTCCGAATTGCAGGCCAAACGTAGGCTTGGGTTGACGGCGACTCTGGTCCGTGAAGACGGGCTCGAAGAAGACGTATTCAGCCTTATCGGTCCGAAGAAATACGACGTTCCTTGGAAGGAATTAGAAAGCAAATCCTGGATTGCAGAAGCAAAATGCCGCGAAATACGTGTTTCCATGGACGACGATCTAAGAATGCGTTATTCCATCGCCGACGACCGCGAAAAATTCCGTTTAGCATCCGAGAATCCGGAAAAAATGAAAGCTATCGATTTGATTATGAAAAAACATTCCGAATCGCATTTGTTGGTAATCGGGCAATACATCAATCAGTTAGAGGAAATTTCGAAATACTTTAAGATTCCGCTGATTACCGGTAAAACTCCTTTAGGAGAACGCCAAGAATTGTACGACGCATTCCGCTCCGGCAGAATCAAATCCCTGGTTGTAAGTAAGGTAGCAAACTTTTCCATCGACTTGCCGGACGCGAACATTGCAATTCAAGTTTCCGGAACGTTCGGGTCCCGTCAGGAAGAGGCGCAGCGTTTAGGTCGTATCTTAAGACCGAAAGGTGAGGACAACACTGCGGTGTTCTATTCTCTAATTTCGAGAGATACGAACGAAGAAAGATTCGGTCAAAATCGACAGCTCTTTCTTACCGAACAAGGATACGAATACGAAATTTATACGCTCGACCAATTCCGCGAAGCTCAACAGGAAGAAAAGGTCGGAGCTTAA
- a CDS encoding aldose 1-epimerase, with protein sequence MLEFRTESSKFVTDGTHWLSWDWVHPKTSKQIEILAPWRAELAPFGAGSFLMFPWVNRHASSELILGGRRTELSGIVKDQSGYLIHGFVHSLPRKALKVQPNGRGAEFRILIPESWEDSPAAAIAIREEYTLQEVNFGTLLTVRTKFHNLKSNSFRFVYGYHPYFCLDGDPDDWKISMHLDKNLELDEHLLPYSPTVSNPIESITDGRIVALDHLFYGKDPRIILENRKEKYSITILSPPGEEGEIPLNYYQIYTPEDRKSIAIEPCSGPGNALLSGQGLIELKGYSELAGEFRIIVKAT encoded by the coding sequence ATGCTCGAATTTCGAACAGAGAGTTCTAAGTTTGTCACGGACGGCACCCATTGGCTGTCGTGGGATTGGGTCCATCCAAAGACTTCTAAGCAGATTGAAATTCTTGCACCTTGGAGAGCGGAGCTTGCCCCCTTCGGGGCCGGAAGCTTTTTGATGTTTCCGTGGGTAAACCGCCATGCTTCGTCCGAATTAATACTAGGTGGAAGGAGAACGGAACTTTCCGGAATTGTAAAGGATCAAAGCGGATATTTAATTCACGGTTTCGTTCATTCATTGCCGAGGAAAGCTTTGAAGGTTCAACCGAACGGAAGGGGTGCTGAATTTCGTATTCTTATTCCGGAAAGTTGGGAAGATAGTCCGGCCGCAGCGATTGCGATTCGAGAGGAATATACTTTGCAAGAAGTCAATTTCGGAACATTGCTTACCGTTCGAACTAAATTTCATAATCTTAAAAGTAATTCGTTTCGTTTTGTGTATGGATATCATCCGTACTTCTGCTTGGACGGGGATCCGGATGATTGGAAAATTAGTATGCATCTAGATAAGAATTTGGAATTGGATGAACATCTGCTTCCGTACAGTCCGACCGTTTCCAACCCGATAGAGTCCATTACGGATGGTAGGATCGTAGCGTTAGATCACCTTTTTTACGGGAAGGATCCCAGAATCATATTAGAAAATCGAAAGGAAAAATACTCGATTACGATTCTGAGTCCTCCCGGAGAGGAAGGAGAAATTCCGCTAAATTATTACCAAATTTATACTCCTGAGGATCGAAAATCCATTGCAATCGAACCTTGTAGCGGTCCCGGCAATGCCTTGCTCTCCGGTCAAGGATTAATCGAACTGAAAGGCTACTCGGAACTAGCGGGAGAGTTTAGAATTATAGTCAAAGCTACGTGA
- the sppA gene encoding signal peptide peptidase SppA: MTTVRVFFKISLILSTIFFFTCISLPNPRQLIPVEKTVSGRDKDKILVIPIEGIISDDSREGSFLTGEKDSVLAAVKLQLHYAMEDSNVKAVILKINSPGGTVTASDIIYREVLEFKKKKRIPVLALFMDTAASGAYYISMSSDYLMAHPTTVTGSIGVIMQGINVKEGLDKLGIKDQSIRSGENKAVGSPLEELTAEQRKLLQSVVDNLFDRFFDVVKIGRPKVKESDLKKLADGRIFTASQAIRHGLIDSIGYFEDAVATATRLPGYVMTPGNTNPRVVFYSYSKEKPETVYHIQGVSAENPTLLERVGFGASKVRFLYLFAP, encoded by the coding sequence ATGACCACGGTTAGAGTCTTTTTTAAAATTTCTTTGATTCTTAGTACTATCTTTTTCTTTACATGCATTTCTCTTCCAAATCCGCGACAATTGATCCCGGTTGAAAAAACTGTCTCCGGTCGAGATAAGGATAAGATTCTCGTTATACCGATCGAAGGAATCATTTCCGACGATTCGAGGGAAGGCTCTTTCCTGACCGGTGAAAAGGATTCGGTCCTCGCCGCCGTTAAACTCCAACTCCATTATGCAATGGAAGACAGCAACGTAAAGGCCGTGATCTTAAAAATCAATTCCCCGGGCGGAACGGTTACTGCCAGCGATATTATCTACCGAGAGGTTCTCGAATTTAAGAAAAAGAAACGAATTCCCGTGCTGGCGCTATTTATGGACACTGCTGCGTCCGGAGCCTATTACATCTCCATGTCTAGCGATTATCTAATGGCTCATCCCACCACGGTGACTGGCTCGATCGGAGTCATTATGCAGGGAATCAACGTGAAGGAGGGTCTGGATAAACTAGGAATAAAAGACCAGTCGATCCGCTCCGGCGAAAATAAAGCCGTCGGCTCGCCTCTGGAAGAATTGACCGCGGAGCAAAGAAAACTTTTACAAAGCGTCGTAGATAATCTTTTCGACCGATTCTTTGATGTGGTCAAAATAGGCAGGCCAAAGGTAAAAGAATCCGACCTAAAGAAATTAGCCGACGGAAGAATATTCACCGCCTCTCAAGCGATCCGGCATGGATTGATAGACAGTATCGGCTACTTTGAAGATGCAGTTGCCACGGCCACTCGCCTTCCCGGTTACGTAATGACTCCCGGAAATACGAATCCTCGGGTCGTATTTTATTCCTACTCGAAGGAAAAGCCCGAGACAGTTTATCATATCCAAGGAGTTTCTGCGGAGAACCCGACCTTGCTAGAAAGAGTGGGATTCGGAGCGAGTAAGGTCCGTTTTTTATATCTGTTTGCTCCTTGA
- a CDS encoding MBOAT family O-acyltransferase produces MLFNSLPYLALFSITFLLYWSFPQKWRKYLLLVSSLLFYFYSGLAFSIHFLTVIGVNFFFSLKLWEKKSAGLPTARLLTWIIVLNFLNLAFFKYFYFVLDSLDLVGGNHFFSDFGKGINIPLPLAISFYTFQLIALQVDIHRDHVPERISSLDYFLFILFFPQLIAGPIMRTTDFLPKLDKPWIDFDRIKWGVFLILSGLFKKVVIADNISGIVNPIYAHPAEYNASSLYLVLFGFASQVYCDFSGYTDIARGSAFLLGYDIPENFRGPFLSPSFREFWGRWHVTLSTWLKDYLYIPLGGSRGGVWRTQLNSLLTMTLGGLWHGANFGYLFWGAYLGLLLGIERLISPENPKTAVEPRGFHRFWRVALTIHLFSLSGIFFRSAAMGKDSLRLTGEYFVGFGNLLSGKRIARWEELLFFILLAFLWNAVQYYPVIRDKIRSQFTWLLPVFSFVVLLLMGIFGDGGGDFIYFQF; encoded by the coding sequence ATGCTATTTAATTCACTCCCTTATCTTGCTCTCTTTTCGATAACATTTTTACTATATTGGTCTTTTCCGCAAAAATGGAGAAAGTACCTTCTTTTAGTATCTTCCTTACTCTTCTATTTCTATTCCGGTCTTGCGTTTTCGATTCATTTTTTAACCGTCATCGGAGTGAATTTTTTCTTTTCTCTAAAGCTTTGGGAGAAGAAATCTGCGGGCTTGCCGACTGCGCGCCTGCTGACCTGGATTATCGTTTTAAACTTTTTGAATCTTGCTTTCTTTAAGTATTTCTACTTTGTACTGGATTCATTGGATTTAGTCGGAGGAAACCATTTCTTTTCCGATTTCGGGAAAGGAATCAATATCCCTCTTCCGTTAGCGATAAGCTTCTACACTTTCCAATTGATCGCCTTGCAAGTGGATATTCACAGAGACCATGTGCCCGAGCGTATTAGCTCCCTCGATTATTTTCTATTTATTTTATTCTTTCCCCAATTGATCGCCGGTCCGATCATGAGAACCACCGATTTTCTTCCTAAACTAGATAAGCCTTGGATCGATTTCGATCGAATTAAGTGGGGTGTCTTCCTAATCCTATCCGGGTTATTCAAGAAAGTGGTGATAGCGGATAATATTTCCGGTATCGTTAATCCGATTTACGCTCATCCTGCGGAATATAATGCGAGCTCACTCTATTTGGTTCTTTTCGGATTCGCAAGCCAGGTCTATTGCGATTTCAGCGGATATACCGATATCGCCAGAGGTTCTGCATTCTTACTTGGTTATGATATTCCCGAAAACTTCCGGGGTCCCTTTCTCTCTCCTTCCTTTCGCGAGTTTTGGGGAAGATGGCATGTTACATTATCTACATGGTTAAAAGACTATTTATATATTCCGTTAGGCGGAAGTCGCGGCGGAGTCTGGCGGACCCAATTGAACTCCCTCTTGACGATGACCCTAGGAGGGCTTTGGCACGGTGCGAATTTCGGGTATTTATTTTGGGGCGCTTATTTAGGACTTCTCTTGGGGATCGAAAGACTCATTTCTCCTGAGAATCCCAAGACAGCCGTAGAACCGAGAGGATTCCATCGCTTTTGGCGCGTTGCTCTCACAATTCATCTTTTCTCCCTTTCGGGAATATTCTTTAGATCGGCAGCTATGGGAAAGGATTCCTTACGATTGACCGGGGAATACTTCGTCGGCTTCGGCAATTTGTTATCAGGAAAACGAATTGCCCGATGGGAAGAGTTATTATTCTTCATTTTACTTGCGTTTTTATGGAATGCGGTACAATACTATCCGGTAATTCGAGATAAAATTCGTTCCCAATTCACCTGGCTTTTACCTGTTTTCTCTTTCGTGGTTCTTCTTTTAATGGGTATCTTCGGCGACGGGGGCGGAGACTTTATCTACTTCCAATTTTAA
- a CDS encoding PP2C family protein-serine/threonine phosphatase codes for MRAAYTIKQYFKGAWRIILVLNFSLLACFIVGFSYYNFLVRLPVLILAAAAFTLFLNYVAFALYLTERILPEEQEYGKIIKRFRRGDSRMQNYVFPLDFKDEHYEVFGRCLTYNPIGGDFYNFLKDKSGNYWFGIGDTSGHGYVAGLFSMMVMNQMSHLVHTCTKPEEVIHEINLHLEERTKTFPTIHRSLYATFLLMKADSNGNFLQSGIHPSSVLFRKEDRSTEILDTDGFFLSTVMNPPLNREKPSKSFRMESGDVLFSFTDGLFEQKSRMKNSFYGENLYKFLETAPKENLRKLIDSLFEEIALYGGGRIQDDMSILAIRKL; via the coding sequence ATGAGAGCGGCCTACACTATCAAACAGTATTTTAAAGGAGCATGGAGAATCATTCTCGTATTAAATTTTTCCCTGTTGGCTTGCTTTATTGTCGGATTTTCATATTATAATTTTCTTGTTCGACTGCCAGTATTGATTCTAGCTGCGGCGGCATTCACTCTGTTTCTTAATTACGTTGCATTTGCGTTATACTTAACGGAAAGAATCCTTCCCGAAGAACAGGAATACGGAAAAATCATTAAGCGGTTCCGACGCGGCGATAGTCGAATGCAAAACTACGTTTTTCCACTGGACTTCAAGGACGAACACTATGAAGTTTTCGGTCGTTGCCTTACGTATAATCCTATCGGGGGAGATTTCTATAATTTCTTGAAGGATAAATCCGGAAACTATTGGTTCGGAATCGGCGATACCTCCGGACACGGTTACGTAGCGGGTCTATTTAGCATGATGGTGATGAATCAAATGTCTCATTTAGTTCATACATGTACCAAACCGGAAGAAGTGATTCATGAAATCAATCTACATCTGGAAGAAAGAACAAAAACGTTTCCAACGATTCACCGAAGTCTTTATGCCACGTTTCTTCTAATGAAGGCCGATTCGAACGGTAATTTTTTACAATCAGGAATACATCCAAGTTCGGTACTTTTTCGGAAAGAGGATCGTTCCACCGAAATCTTGGACACGGACGGATTCTTTCTTTCCACCGTAATGAATCCACCGCTAAACAGAGAAAAACCGTCCAAAAGTTTTCGAATGGAGTCGGGAGACGTACTATTCAGTTTCACCGACGGCCTTTTTGAGCAGAAAAGCAGAATGAAAAACAGTTTTTACGGAGAGAATTTGTACAAGTTCCTGGAAACGGCTCCGAAAGAAAATCTAAGAAAACTAATCGATAGTCTATTTGAAGAAATCGCCCTATACGGAGGCGGTCGTATTCAGGACGATATGAGTATTTTAGCTATCCGCAAGCTTTAG